The DNA window GATAGCCGCCGCCGATCGCTTTGGAAACCACGGTGATGTCGGGCGTCACCAGGAAGCGTTCCTGGGCTCCGCCGGCCGCCACGCGCAGCCCGGTGATGACTTCGTCGAACAGCAGCAGCACGCCGTGATCCAGCGTGAGTTCCCGGACCGCCTGCAGGTAGCCTTCCTGCGGCAGGACCAGGCCGGCGTTCGCCATGACGGGCTCCATGATCACGCCAGCGACTTCCGAGCCGTGCCGGGCCAGGCAGCGTTCCAGCGCGTCGAGGTCGTTCCACTGGCAGACGATGACCTCGTCGATGCCGCTGGACATGCCGGTGGTGCCGGGAATGGCGGGACCGAACCCTTCGGCCGGCAGTTCGCTCAGGGGGGCATGGTAGCGATTAAAGACGGCCTCGCTCCAGCCATGATAATGCCCTTCAAACATGATCAGTTTGCGACGCCCGGTGGCGGTGCGGGCCAGTCGTACGGCCGAGGCGCAGGCTTCGGTGCCGGAGTTGGCAAAGCGGAGCAGCTCCATGCTGGGGAACAACTGCTGGAGCTTTTCGGCAGCACGGATGGTGATCTCGGTCGGAAAGCCGAGTTGGCTGCCGCGTTCGCTGATCTGTTTGACGACCGCCTTGATCACATGCGGGGCGCAGTGTCCAAACAGGAGCGGTCCGTACGACATGTTGAGGTCGATGTATTCTCGACCGGCCACATCCCACACATGGCTCCCCAGGGCTCGATCCGCCACCAGAGGAATATGATAGGGCAGAACACGCATGGTGCTGCTGTCGCCGCCGGCGATGCTGCGGCGACCGCGTTCCAGCATCTGCTGGCACGCGTCGCTGGAACCATTCGTGGGGGCTTCAGGCAGGATCGATTTTTGCGATTTCATAGTTCTTCTCGTTTCGGGAACCCATTTCTCGGGGAATTGATTGTCAAAACTAATGGGAAAAAAGGTCGGAAAACAATCGTTTCAAATCCTGTGCGTCAGGGGCCGCGCCAGCCACAACCAGCCGTCCACTGTCGATGGCGCGATCCCATCCCAGCTGGCCTTGCGCCAGTTGTTCAAAGCTGTCGGCCGATAAATAACAGCTCAGGCCGTTGTCGGCGCCCAGGCCGATCTGCGCCCCCACCAGCTGTTCCTGCTGGACCAGCAGCCGCCACTGGCCGCCGCCGCGTCCGCAAACTTCAAGATTCACCGAGCGACCCGGGCCGCCGGTGAAAGTCTGCCCGGTCGGCAGGCGCTGCCCGGCCGCCAGCCATTTCTGCAGTCGCCCCTGTACTGTTTGCTGCGGGGTGACGGTTGCTTCACGAGGCCAGCCGAAGTTGGTCTGCAGGGCGAACGCGATCAGGCGATCCATCACGACCCGATCGATCGCCGGGCAAGGCAGATGCGGCAGGGCCGCTTCCGTCCGCGTGCTGTCGAAGTCGGGGTCGTTGCTCCAGTACGACTGGTAGATTTTCATCTGCTCGCGGAACGAAGCGACCATCTCTTCGGTCGCCGCCATGCCGCTGGCCGGCGCCGGGTTTTCTTCCGCCAGCTGGGCCA is part of the Lignipirellula cremea genome and encodes:
- a CDS encoding aspartate aminotransferase family protein, which produces MKSQKSILPEAPTNGSSDACQQMLERGRRSIAGGDSSTMRVLPYHIPLVADRALGSHVWDVAGREYIDLNMSYGPLLFGHCAPHVIKAVVKQISERGSQLGFPTEITIRAAEKLQQLFPSMELLRFANSGTEACASAVRLARTATGRRKLIMFEGHYHGWSEAVFNRYHAPLSELPAEGFGPAIPGTTGMSSGIDEVIVCQWNDLDALERCLARHGSEVAGVIMEPVMANAGLVLPQEGYLQAVRELTLDHGVLLLFDEVITGLRVAAGGAQERFLVTPDITVVSKAIGGGYPVSAFGASKELMEQIVSGPLFHGGVFSGNAVVMSSTEAVLDAVLADRENIYPALETITARLVGGIDEIMTRHGVPHQAVSCGPLLSIMLTKGEVAPLANYRDVRQHCDFESYIQFQHFMQNAGVYFHPNQFEPMFLSTAHTTDDIDQVLEHVEEGVQTCLVR